CACTTGTACTTTTGGTAAAAATTGGCATCGAATACTCCCCCCTAGCAGTACTGCACCCAGAGTGTTTtcgttctcatatttctatgcaCGGAAAGCGTAGCTGTTCATATGATAACCCACACATTTTCTTTTTGATGTCCAGAATGAACTTGCCTTCAGAACAAACTCTACAAGTTTAAGATACAATCACAGCCCCCCGAATAAGCTACAGGAAAGCACAATCAAACAAACGCACAACGAGTTGCGGCTCTGTTCAATCAAAAAGATATGCATGAGGTACCTGCGTTTCCACCCAACGCGGATGGTGGTGTTTGTCGCAGTCGGGACACCGGGGCGGTAAGACTGAACCGCGCTGCACGAGTCGACGGTGCGCGCTCCGTCGCTGGAGCCTGCCGACGCCACACCTCGGGCACCTGAACTGAAGGTCGTACAGGAAGCGCCGGAGGACTCGATATCAGGCACTAGGCAACCCCTGCCCCGCAGCGTCGGCCCCCGATCCAACGGCTGCATCTCCGGCGAGCCCACACCTACGCCCGAAAAGCCGCCCGGATCGGCGTCGCCCAGGCTGTAGGACTGGACAGGACTGTGCAACTCGACGGTGCGCGCGCCGTCGCCGGAGCCTGCCTCCGCCACGCCTCCGCCACCGGAACTTAACGTAGTGCAGGACGCGCCCGAGGACGAGACGCCAGGCAAATCGCAAAGCTGGCCCCGCGACGCCGGGCCCTGGCCCAACGGCTGCATCTCCGGCGAGCCCACGGCTACGACAGAGCCGCCCGCCTGGCCGGCGGCGTCCAAGTCGTACGCCACCTCGCGCACCGCTGAATCGGTTGTCGCCCTCGTCGATTTGCAGTACCAGCGCGCCATAGAAGCTCGTGAGCCGTGGAGCCAACAGAAATACAATGATAGAAGCAGAAATTTACTCACCCAGAGGCCAACGCCGTCGTCATCGCCCCAGGGATCGCCATCGTCAGATCCAGACGGACCCCTCTCGAGCGCCTAGTTTCTCGCCGGCACAGCGCGGTGTTTGCCAGAGGAGGTGGAGGGAATTGGGGTGAGATGCAGGACAGGACCCAGAGGTGGGGGTACACGCGCACTTTACAGAAACAATACTCTGCCCCACGGAGTAAAAAAATGAAGGTACGTCACTGCGCTCTGCGGACAGGGCCTGTTCGAGTCAGAACTGCACCCCACAACACCAACGTATTCCCATGTATCGGCTCATGTATGACCACTTTCTGCATTTCAACTGATTTCAGCGCACGGATCACCTCAACTAGACCACCGGTGGGATATCTGCGATCATCTACCGCTGCGTGCAGGAAGGCCACTCTCGTCCTGTGAGGGCCAAATACAGAAGCGGGATTGGGGATCGAACTCGCTAGTCCAGGTAGGCACAAAAAGGAGCCGACCATTGCAAGAGGAACATTTACGTGTCAATAAGAAGAGATATAATTTTAGTTATACTGAAAACGTCCGGGTTATCAACTAAATATCTGCCGTGCACATGATATGACTTTTTTTGCGAGGGACGTGACTTAATacaagtaaaatgtagagtcaaCAGTCTATTAAATATACACTTGTTTATTACATAAAAATATTTAGTTATTATACACTCGTGGCTTATATTTAAAATATACAAAATGATTAATACACCATTTACTAAATATTTATGAATATTCACTtgtttataatttttactcatgacttattgatgcggcttgaactacgtggGTATTTTCCCAaaaaggaagggatgatgcagcacaactacggtaggtatttccatcagtgatgaaaccaaggttatcgaaccagtaggagaaccaagcaacactatgtaaacggtacctgcacacaaagaacaaatacttgcagcccgacgcttatgaggggttgtcaatcccttttagGTAACGGCGTCGGAAATTGGCGAGTTGTCGAGAGACTTGACTTGATTCTCCCTGGcaaaaagatagataaaattatggtagattggataaatagatctcacaataaaacaaaataaaataaagaaagaaaatgtgcaacaaggtatttttgggtttttggaataatagacctgaaagtaaaagcaaataaaaatagatctcgaaggcaaatatgataaaaaatagacccgggggccgtagatatCACCAGTGACTTCTCTAAAGGAAAATAGCATACgctgggtaaacaaattactgttgggcaattgatagaacttcaaataattatgatgatatccaggcaatgatcattatataagcatcacgtccaagtgtaggatcgaaagtatgtctagaggggggggggggtgattagactacttgaccaaataaaaatctagccttttcccaattttagttattggcagattttagcaacttagcacaagtcaagcaatcaacctacacatgcaattctaagagtatagcagcggaatgtaaaacaattgcatatgaaggtaaaggggggagtttgagggagcaaacgcaatgttgacacggagattttttatccgtggttccgataggtggtgctatcgtacatccacgttgatggagacttcaacccacgaagggtaacggttgcgcgagtccacggagggctccacccacgaagggtccacgaagaagcaaccttgtctatcccaccatggtcgtcgcccacgaaggacttgcctcactagggtagatcttcacgaagtaggcgatctccttgcccttacaaactccttggttcaactccacaatcttgacggaggctcccaagtgacagctagccaatctaggagacaccactctccaagaagtaacaaatggtgtgttgatgatgaactccttgctcctgtgcttcaaatgatagtctccccaacactcaactctctctcacaggatttggatttggtggaaagaagatttgagtggaaagcaacttggggaaggctagagatcaagatttatgtggttggaatggaatatcttgacctcaacacaagtgtaggtggttctctctcagaatgtgttggaagtgtaggcatgttctgatggctctctccacgaatgaagagtgggtggaggggtatatatagcctccacacaaaatctaaccgttacacacaaatcaccaaactcggtgggaccgattcagagaactcggtcagaccggtttggttcataatgtgaccgttaggtatttcggtgggaccgacatgtcaactcggtgggaccgatatcattagggttagggcataacgtaatctcggtgagaccgattacacaaactcggtgataccgattttggtaatagactaacagagagttggtcaggcaaactcgatgggaccgattcgctcatctcggttggaccgaaacgttacgaaaaggaaacagagtgtttgtattgcaatctcggtgggaccgatcgctcatctcggtttgaccaaaatgttacgaagggaaacagagagattacaatcccatctcggtgagaccgagatccctatcggtgagaccgaaaagactagggtttctggcagtggctatgtcaactgaactcggtggctccggatatgaaatttcggtggggctgagttggactttttggtttgggacatatgtggatgtgagaaagtagtggagggttttggagcatatcactaagcactttgagcaagaacctcattaagcaacacctcatcccttcttaatagtattggcttttcctatagactcagtgtgatcttggatcactaaaatagaaaatgtagagtcttgtgctttgagcttgagccaatcttttgtccttagcattttgaagggtccactttctaatccatgccatgccaatcattgagctttcctgaaatatttattttggaatagcattagctcattgagctatatgttgttaggaattaccaaaaccatccagggatagttgcactttcaccaagactagtagaccgactcctgcctgcatctactaatattactccacatatcgaccgcttACTAGTATAAAACggctcatttgtcccggttccagagggcctttagtcccggttctggaaccgggacaaaagggtcAGGACTAAAGCccaaaccctttagtcccggttcgcttaCAGACCGGGACAGAAGGAGCTCCACATGGCCACTGCGGGGCGCCCAGGCAGGagcacctttagtcccggttggtaacaccaaccaggaccaaaaggcatccacacgtcagcagctggcaggagctgaggtttttgtttttttaaagggggtggGTTTAGGGGGTTTGGGGGGGAGAGAGAAGTgccctctcttatctccgtgcttggtcgacgctagctactatacgtatagagagaactcgacacgctagctagtaagcaaacgAAGGAACCATTAATTACAAGATCGTCATGAGCATATACAGAGAGGAGTGACCTCTCTTTCttcgagagattggtcgaacaacaagttttcgtatatctatccggcGCTACTAggtacatatatacaatataagatctcttacaatccctaacATCTCATGTCTATCTCaatttccacatggtattctccggctttattgatgacgtggtccagaaagaatcccgccaattcctcttgaattgcgtATATGCGATCATGTGGTAGGAGTACATCCTGCATCTGCCAGacctaatttgaagaagggggtcaatacatgtatatgaatgaaactcaacacaaatgatggtaataaaataaaattgtgaatattttttgCTTACGCACATCATATTattttttagagtagccccgtTTATTAGAGATCGTCGCGTTGTAGATgtactcgcaaacgtagtatccgcAAAAATCATTCCCGGCTTCCCGCCACAACCACTTTATGAGAAATAGAtttcaatcaaactgataatcaagcattataaatggtattgatgaaactagaatcaatgggagatgcgcggaactaggtagtagtacttactttcgggtgtgtaaatcgcagctcGCTCGGCAGTCCCGGATTCATTGGGGTGAactctttccaaaccctgccagacaaagaaaataatcATTTGATATCAGGATCAATTGAACAAaattgccgatatggtgcgataatgatcgattgaacttacatCTGGAGCATTGTAGTCATGTttgcatagtcctggggatcttttcgtctcgagtctatgacggttactactcccttcTCAAGCTGGATCTCTAgcagaataaagtggaagctgcgcacgcatgcataactcatcaattacagtactataacctcgagtaataataagggaaaccgaatatgcataagacattaacactcacttgaagttgtaaggaaagagtattttatctttgtgTTGATTTTTaagcaacgattgtagcaagttgtccTCGGTTTCTGTGACATTGTGTTTAATCGTCCATTCATGTATGATATctgggttaatgaacccaatgtccCAGATTTGTGCCTTcctgcattcgacgatcttcaatctgcataatagtgaggataattatatatacatgcaatgaaagagctgagctatatatatatatatagagacttaattacagaagtagtacttataGACAGTAGCAAGTCACGTCGAGGGCCTTTTTATTGTATAAGTGCAATAACTCCTCAAATGCAACAGAAAATAGACCAGTttcaacgaggtcatgctcctctttaattcTCATCGTCAAAACATCCTTCCCAGACTccctgcaggttttcatgtaccattcATGGAATCTTcacatcatcgttgttagaggaggatgaTCAGGTTTGATGAGAGGCTGCCCGTACTGGTATCTGAATTCATCCACCTCCATTGTATCAAAGTGTACATCATCGCTCAGGTAATCAgcaggattggtaccgggcaccatccccggcagattagcgacgatatcgctagacaccttgagcagggggcacgattggttcgcctgTTCACCGAGCTGGGGATTTTTTTCCACTTCTTCGTTCTTCTAACCTTTTATCACTGGAAGTAGTTCCCGACCGGTGCGCTTCTTGTAGTGTCTTTTTAAGAGCGCGGACATGGTTGTCAtccggcggaggcggtggtggtcgcttcagggcatcgatagtgcgcttcaATTTCACCGGATCTATCATCAGGTTTCTTTGCAAAAAAGTCCTTCACATAGGCTTCACAGATCTCCGTGTTTTCCTCCACAGTCCTCTCGTATGGtcacttctctagaggcttgagagatggaccgtatctgtattgcctcccgcctctgacTGTACTGCTAGATgccggagcagcgacgtctctcTTCCGtcgttgcttacgaggcggagaaggaggcggagtgctccgacgcgccggagcagACGGAGTGGCGGCGTCTGTCTTCCGccgttgctgacgaggcggaggaggaggcggactgcTCGGACGCGCCAGaggaggcgaaggaggaggcggagtgccggcctcacgcgccggagcagccggagaaggaggcggagtgccctgatcactcgtcggaggaggaggaggcggagtgccttgactcgccagaggaggaggaggaggaggcggaggcgtccagttcggaagcttgatgtgctccttccgccatagacatggagtcttcagagcaagaCGCAGCTGAGTCTCCCTTCAcctgtagggtggtcaagctcgagctcctcaaatccctccgttactTCATCCACCATCACAACAGCATGCCATGTGGAATCGGACGGAAGTGAAAAGTTCCGTTGGGttgaggaggtgcaacagagccgacagtcgccttgactttgaggttctgccattgcgtcataagctggcaatgttgagcctccgtgatagaatccacggggtagctaggagccgtgaagtcaggctgctgaacgagcttggtggaagccacgctgcttctccactGAGATGTCGGGGTAGCTTATGGGGTAGCTCCGGCAGCTTGTTGGCTCTCAACTTGTTCCTCTAGCTTTTGTACTCTTGCATTCAGCTTGTGCATTTTGCTCTGCTCCAgtttcctcttcctctcccgggttttgtaaccgcctgcgccgggaaacccaaccttccacgcaacggagcctggcgtgcctcgtgttcgtccagggtgctcaggttTTCCAAGGGCCTCGGTCAGCTCGCCGTTCTCTATGtcgggaacgaacgtcccttgctgcgctgcggtgatacacttctgaagcttcttgacgggtgtttcaagttgctcgtccgtccaaacgcacttccctatTTCAGGGTCCAAGGTTCTCCCAACCCcaaagaaccaagtccttgaacggtctggccaattcaatgtctctggttcgacccctttagcaatcaggtcattctcagctttgtcccacaacggccgggctttgaggtagccacctgaccccgtgcgatggtgaaacttcttctttgcagcattgtTCTTGTTTGCCTATGACATCTTCTTACTCCTCTCTGATGTCTTgtaggccacaaatgcgggcgagtgatctcttatcttctcaaaccggccgatgaattctagAGTCTTCCCTTTGTCAACATACGTTGatttcaactcattcttccacctcctgaatagatctgccattatataggcatcacatccaagattagtagaccgactcctgcctgcatctactactattactccacacatcgaccgctatccgtcatgcatctagtgtattaagttcatggagaaacggagtaatgcaataagaacgatgacatgatgtagacaagatctattcatgtaggaatagaccccatctcgttatccttaatggcaacgatcaatacgtgtcttgctgccccttctgttactgggaaagaacaccacacgaccgaacccatcacaaagcacctcttcccatgacaaaagattcaaagaagaaatacgaggctataagtaatcatgcatataagagatcaaaagaagactcaaataactttcatggataaaatagatctcatcataaactcaaagttcatcggatcccaacaaacacaccgcaaaaagagttacatcaaatagatctccaagagaccattgtattgagaatcaaaagagagagaggaatccatctagctactaactacggacccgaaggtctacaatgaactactcacgcatcatcagagagccaccaatgaggatgatgaacccctccgtaatggtgtctagattggatctggcggttctagaacttgcggcggctggaattgtgtttcgtcggcTCCCCTAGTGTTTTTCgattttcggggtatttatagagcaaagaggcggtgcgggaggcggctgaggtgggcacaacccaccagagcgTGCTTGGGcacccaggcgcgcccaggtgggttgtgctcccctcggaacccccctttggtacttctttggcccaaaaggtgtcttttggtccacaaaaaatctccaaaagcatttggacttcgtttggtattgattttctgcgaagtaaaaaacaagcaaaaaaacagcaactggcactggacactatgtcaataggttagtcccaaaaaatgatataaagttgttataaaatgattgtaaaacatacaaaaatgataatataacaacatggaacaataaaaaattatagatacgttggagacgtatcacttataTTAAGAAATAATATATAAATTACATATTAGACACGATTAAATATTCATATCAACAATTTAGAATTTAAATTATGAATATTTTTAATTATACAGCCATTGAATTATAAAAATTTGCATATAATTATTGAAATGATTTATAATTAAAATAATATTTACAAATAGTAATTTTTAAAACATTTGTACTATTATACAAACATTTTTGATAAAACATAAATATTATTTTAAAATAATACATGAACAAAGTTTTTGCTCCAAGAATTTCTACAAAACAAACAGGTAAAATTATACAAACATTTTTTATTATGgatatttttgaaaatattctACGAATTTCAGAAAAACTAACATTTTTATAATTATgaatattttaaaaaatatttgtaTTATAATTATACGAAGATTTTTACAATTCATAGATATTTTTTTAAACTAATACATGAACAATATTTGCAAAAAAAATTTTTGCTGAGATTATAATTGAAATAGTGTGTATCTATTAATTTGTAAAAAATAAACAGATGCAAATTAGGCTGCACAAACTGGAGCCCATTTCTGCTACACAAGCTCCTTTGTTATGGTACATCAACACGCAGTTATCCTATGTAATAATGTAAACATGTATAGTGGTTGGTTGAAGGGAACTGGATCCTCTAACATTGAGGAAGAAAGTTAGAGAAGCTACATTACCCTAATTTTTCTTTTCTATCCATATGATTAAGGCTAGACTTAAATTAATTTGCAAATTGGTATCTATCGTGTACATTTATAGTAATTACATACAAACAAAATAATGGTGAAtaaatttttttaaattatttaCATTTATAGTAAATACCCAGTACACAACTTGCTAACTACCTACTAACAGGCTCTAACTTTCCTTCTTTATTTTACACTAGGCTAGCACTATAGAACCGTGACTTTCCTTCTCTATGCTAGAAGATCCTGTTCCAGGTTGAAGTGGCTTGGACGACTTGTGTGCTAGCCTTAGCGCTGGTACGAGACTTGCAGACACATTTTTTCATGTTAAATTCTCTCTATACTGACAAGCAGGACCCACCAGTTATTTAATTTTTTTCGCAAATAAAAAAGGCAATGGGACTTTGTGCAAAAAAGCCGAGCACCATCTATCGCTGACGGTGGGCCCTGTCCACCATGGCGTGCCAACCAAGCACCGGATACGTCCGTGTATGGGATATGTAACCGTATTTGCACGCCCGCGCAAGTTCGATGACCAGAATCACGTAGTTTACAAGTTTGTGCACCAAACTGACCGTCACATGCAAGTTCTAAGACCCCTAGTGTATTTACCTCTGTACAAAATACAAAACTAGCCTAGCTAgtctccctgattgattgataaTGTCCGGACACAGTAGTACATACGTGAACAGCCGATTGCTTTCTAACGATAACATGTACATACACAAGCAGGCGGCCACAACCGCTCCACACAAGCAACACAGACACACGACACTGATTGATTCTCGCCGGAACATGTCAGCTGGTCAGCATGATCTCGTCGACATAGTTAGGAGTCCACACGGCCTATGTCGAAGCAGCCATGGCAccgactgaaggaaatatgccctagaggcaataataaagttattatttattttcttatttcatgatgaatatttattattcatgctagaattgtattaactggaaacttagtacatgtgtgaatacatagacaaacaaagtgtcactagtatgcctctacttgactagctcgttgatcaaagatggttaagtttcctaaccattgacatgagttatcatttgatgaacgggatcacatcattagagaatgatgtgattgacatgacccatccgttagcttagcactatgatcatttagtttgttgctattgctttcctcatgacttatacatgttcctatgactatgagattatgcaactctcgaatgccggaggaacactttgtgtgctaccaaacatcacaacgtaactgggtgattataaaggtactctacaggtgtctccgatggtgtttgttgagttggcatagatcgagattaggatttgtcactctgattgtcggagaggtatctctgggccgtctcggcaatacacatcactataagccttgcaagcaaatatgactaatgagttagttgcaggatgatgcattacggaacgagtaaagagacttgtcggtaacgagattgaactaggtattgagataccgacgatcgaatctcgggcaagtaacatacagatgacaaagggaacaacgtatgttgttatgcagtttgatcgataaagatcttcttagaatatgtgggagctgataacccacaagtataggggatcgcaacagttttccagggtagagtattcaacccaaatttattgattcgacaaaaggggagccaaagaatattctcaagtattagcagttgagttgtcaattcaaccacacctggataacttaatatctgcagcaaactatttagtagcaaagtaatatgataatagtggtaacggtaacaaaagtaacgg
This sequence is a window from Aegilops tauschii subsp. strangulata cultivar AL8/78 chromosome 7, Aet v6.0, whole genome shotgun sequence. Protein-coding genes within it:
- the LOC109737043 gene encoding uncharacterized protein; amino-acid sequence: MARWYCKSTRATTDSAVREVAYDLDAAGQAGGSVVAVGSPEMQPLGQGPASRGQLCDLPGVSSSGASCTTLSSGGGGVAEAGSGDGARTVELHSPVQSYSLGDADPGGFSGVGVGSPEMQPLDRGPTLRGRGCLVPDIESSGASCTTFSSGARGVASAGSSDGARTVDSCSAVQSYRPGVPTATNTTIRVGWKRRPRGPRSRDEKAGVVDRVPALEAAIRGFADRGTEVVVNPALGTVINSLAEADEFYNLYSWEVGFGIRYGKSRQNVNGTKCMQEMVCGCAVSFCILFFPGLND